The stretch of DNA CTATCTTAATTCGGCGGGTGTTGGACACCCACAGAACAGGACACTAACCCATTTTCCTCTCAACACCGCTGAGAAAATAAAAAAACTCCATTCGCCTCAAAAAGGACGAAGGAGTCAATTCGCGGTACCACCTTTAGTTCGTGTACTGAAAAAGTACACCTCACTCTTGGATAACGGCTTCAAACCGGTTTCCGCTACTCCAACCTGTTTCACGGAAACTGCTCGCGGGTGACATTCGGCAATCGGTCTACAGGCCCTCTCACCACCGGCGCCCTCTCTTTGGCTAAACCCTATTGCGTACTCTCCCGTTCCTCGCAATGATATGCAGTTACATCCATTGTACGGAAGCGGGCCAGGTACGTCAAGTATGCACTGAATAAAGATGAAAGGATGGTGTGATGCGAAAAGGGTATAATCCGTACCTATTGCCCCCCTGGCTACGAAAGACCAGATTTTATTGCAAAGGGGTCATCATTCCGATCTGCGTATTCCAACTGATCCGGCTGCTGATCGTCCCGACGACAGGCGACTTTCTGCTCTTATGCGGATTGGCCGGATTAGCCTTTCTGTTTTATAAAAATATCATTTAACCGGAAAAGGGTCGTCGAGTATTCGTCCTTCAATCCTGCAATGAATGACAGGGCTTCATCCGATCCTTGGTACGAGGTGCTGTCATTCATTGATTCCGCCATCGCGGTAGCTGTCTCTTCTTGGGCGACAGGCTCCTCAGCGACAGCCTCTTCCTCCTGTACTTCCTCCTCGAGGACGACCGGGGATGGGACAGGCTCTTCCTCCTCCGTCAGGTGAACGACTTCCGGAGTTTCCACGGTTTCCGCAAACTGCCGGAATGAAGAGGATTCAACTGCCTCGGCAACCGCCTCATTAAATTCACATTCGACATCCCAGACAATACTGATCGAGCCTTGTCCGTCCTCTTCACTCCGCTCCCGCATCGCTGTTACATGGATGGGGCTCTTCGCTTCCGCCGGCAAATCGATATGAAGCGGCACCGCATATTCAAAATAACCCCGATTCCCGTCCATCTCGACATCTTCGATCAAGACCGCTGTATCCGGCTCTTCCAGTTCCCCGGCAGGTCCCTCTTCCGTAAAGAGGATTTCAGCGGCGATATGATAAATTCCCGACAGACGGACCGCCTGTTCTGTCCGTTCTTCCATGAATCCGGGTGTCACCCGCAACGAGACTGCCTCCGCCGGCATCCCTGCTTCCGTTGGAAAAATAAAGTTCTCCTGCATCGTCCATTTTTTTTTGTCCATCCTCGTCCCTCCTCTTTTCATTCACTGATTATTGTATGCGGCATCGAGGGACAATAGAAGAAAGGTTGTGGGGTAGGAACTGGCACCCAGGTATCATAGAACCCAAAAAACAGCCATCCTCTTCTAAAAAAGGATGGCTGTCTAAATTCGCCGCTTCCTGCGAGTGCCTTAATTTCTGCAAAAGGCGCAGAAATACGGCAAATCGAACCCTTCGCTGTTCGATTGGCTGTTGTTTATCATCTCGCCAACTGCTCGAACACTTTATGGAATGCTTCCACGGTTTTGGCGATATGCGCTTCCGTATGAGCGGTTGACAGGAACATACCCTCGAACTGGGATGGTGGCAAGAAGATGCCTTCTTCCGCCATCAGACGGTAATATTCTGCGAACAATTCCAAGTCCGATGATTTGGCTTTGTCATAATCGGACACTTTCTCATTCGTGAAGAAGAAGCCGATCATCGAACCTGCACGATTGACGGTATGCGGAATATTGTATTTCGTCGCCGCTTCGCGGAAGCCGGATTCCAGCTGATCGCCAAGTTTCATGAAATATTCGTAAGAAGCCGGTGTCAGCTTCTTTAATGTTTCAATTCCTGCTGTCATGGCAAGCGGATTTCCGGATAACGTCCCCGCTTGGTAAACGGAACCCGCCGGCGCGATGTTCTCCATGATTTCTCGTTTGCCGCCGTATGCGCCAACCGGAAGTCCGCCGCCGATCACTTTCCCAAGGCAAGTCAGATCCGGCGTGACGCCGAAATAGCCTTGCGCACAGTTGTAGCCGACGCGGAAGCCGGTCATCACTTCATCAAAAATGAGAAGCGTGCCATTTTTCTCCGTCAATTCACGTAACCCTTCCAAGAAACCAGGCTCTGGAGGAACAACCCCCATATTCCCTGCTACAGGTTCCACGATGACACCCGCCAAGTCATCCCCGAATTGCTCGAAGACCGCTTGAACGCTTTCCATATCATTATATGCGACTGTAATGGTGTTCTTTGCGATGCCTTCAGGAACGCCTGGGCTATCCGGGAGACCCAATGTTGCCACGCCAGATCCCGCTTTGATAAGCAAGGAATCCCCGTGACCATGGTAGCACCCTTCGAATTTCAAGATTTTATTGCGCCCTGTGTATCCTCGAGCCAAGCGCAACGCACTCATCGTCGCTTCCGT from Bacillus sp. OxB-1 encodes:
- the hemL gene encoding glutamate-1-semialdehyde 2,1-aminomutase, whose product is MGNRYEKSKQAFAEAVNLLPGGVNSPVRAFKSVNMDPIFMQSGKGAIITDIDGNEYIDYVLSWGPLILGHTDPDVVAGIQRVAETGASFGAPTLVENELAQLVIERVPSIEMVRMVSSGTEATMSALRLARGYTGRNKILKFEGCYHGHGDSLLIKAGSGVATLGLPDSPGVPEGIAKNTITVAYNDMESVQAVFEQFGDDLAGVIVEPVAGNMGVVPPEPGFLEGLRELTEKNGTLLIFDEVMTGFRVGYNCAQGYFGVTPDLTCLGKVIGGGLPVGAYGGKREIMENIAPAGSVYQAGTLSGNPLAMTAGIETLKKLTPASYEYFMKLGDQLESGFREAATKYNIPHTVNRAGSMIGFFFTNEKVSDYDKAKSSDLELFAEYYRLMAEEGIFLPPSQFEGMFLSTAHTEAHIAKTVEAFHKVFEQLAR